CCCCTCAGTGGCGCGCGGGTTTCCTCACCACAGGAGGTCATCGATGCCTTGCCTGAAGGCGCCAATCTGTTTGTGATGAATTCCAATTACCTCGAAGAGATCAAGCGGATGACCGGTGGACGCTACGTCTATCACGCCGTCGACAGCGCTTCGTTCCAGTGACCGTTGAGATTATCAAGATGACCGAAAACAGCATCCATCAAGCCTTCGAAAACGAATGCCAGCAAGAGATCGCGCGCCAGGGTAATGACCAGAAAGTGGTAGCACTGGCCCGGGATTTCTTCAACGAATCGGCCCGCCATAAATACAGCTATCACTTTTCGTGGATGGGCCGTCCGATCATCCAGTTGCCGCAAGACATGATGGCCATGCAAGAGATCATCTGGCAGGTCAAACCGGACCTGGTCATCGAATGCGGCATCGCCCACGGCGGTTCGATCATCTACTACGCCTCGTTGCTGGAGCTGCAAGGCCACGGCGAAGTGCTGGGTATCGACCTCGATATTCGCCCGCACAACCGTGAGGCCATCGAAAGCCACCCGATGGCCAAGCGCATCCAGATGATCGAAGGTTCGAGTATCGATGAAGCGACCGCGCAGAAAGTCCGCGCGATTGCCGAGGGCAAGAAAGTGATTCTGGTCCTCGATTCCAACCATACCCACGACCACGTACTCGAGGAGCTGCGCTTGTACGCGCCGCTGGTTTCGGTGGGCAGCTACTGCGTGGTGATGGACACCGTGGTTGAAGACATGCCGGCGGACTTTTTTCCGGATCGCCCGTGGGGTCATGGCGATAACCCGAAAACCGCCGTGTGGAAATACCTGGAAGAGAACAAGGATTTCGAGATCGATCGGCAGATGCAGAACAAACTGCTGATCACCGTGGCGCCGGACGGTTATCTGCGCCGCGTTCGTTAATTCGCAACATTACCCAGCGTTGTTTCGGCGAGTCGCCGGTTGTGGAGAGAAGTTATGCAAGGCAAGTACAGTTCTGAACTGACGCTACCGCTCAACGAGTTGTTGACGGTGGTGCTGATTACTCACAACCGGCCGGCGTTCCTGCGCCGTGCGGTGAAGTATTACAGCAGCTTGCCCTGCCGGATCATGGTGCTGGATTCCACGCCGGAACGCCCGGAAGGCGATTTTTCCGCCGTCGATTATCATCATGTGCCGCAATTCGCCTACTGGGGGATGCAGGCCAAACTGGCCTATGGCGTCGAGCAACTGACCACGCCATACATGGTGCTGGCGGCGGATGACGATTTCATCGTGTTCGATTCGCTCTGCGAGTCTGTCGGCTTTCTTCTGGCCAATCGTGACTATGGCATGTGCCATGGCTATTGCCTGATGTACCTGGCGAAGGCCGATGGCGTGAACTACTACCGCCGCGACAAGAAGGTTCAGGAAGACTATTCATCCGAGCTGGCGCAGGATCGCGTCATTGACTACATGAGTCAGTACATCCCGCCGTTTTACGCGGTGACCCGTACCGATCTGATGAAAATCTGGCACTCGTCATTGCCGCCGGGAACCAATTTCCAATGGCAGGAAATCGGGCACGTGTATTTCCTGCTGGCGAGCGCCAAGGCACGGATCCTGCCGATTCCCTATGTGGTACGCGAGATCAACTACGGCGTTTCCGAACACAATACCGACGTGTATCACTCGCTGACCTATCTTGATGGCAAGTCGGTCGCCGAACGAGAGGCGTTTGCCGAATTCCTCGTCTCGCTGCCGACTGGTATCCAGAACCTCGATGCAGGGCAGGCCAAGGCATTTGTTCTGGAGAGCTTTGCGGCGATGGCCGAGAGTCTGGCGGTCCGTCGGGCGTTGACTGCCGAGCTGATTTTCGAGTCGACCTGGAATCAGCAATTGCAGCGGCCTGATCGGCGTTTCGGCCCACTGCAGTACGTTGAGATGCCGTTCTACAACCAGGCGTTTTTCGATCTTCTGGAACAGTTTGAATTCATGATGCACACCCTGCCGGCGGGTCGCCTTCAGCTGGAAGGGCTGGAAGGCGTATGGACGCGTCAGGCGCATCTGCTCCAGGCGCGCAATAACGATACGCCGGAGAGTGTGATCGACCGGTTGTGGCAGGCGCATGATCTGAATGCGTTCAACCAGGTGGTTACCAAACGTCTGGCCGCGCAGCTGCAAGTGCTCGGTGACGAGACGGCGGTGCAAGCCATGCATGAATGGATCGCTCGCCTCGAGGCGCTGACGGTCGACGATCATCAGCTCACGTTCGACACGATGCAATCGGGCCGTTTGTTGCATTGGCTGGCTGCGCGTGCACCTGCCATCGAGCAGCTCGAGTCGATCAGCCAACACGTGGCTGCTGAAGATGGTGGCCCGCAGTTCGGTATCTTCCTGCTTGATCTGGACAACGACATCGACAAGCTGCAGGTGTCGCTCGACAGCTTGGTCGAGGGGCACTGCAAAGCATTCAGGATTGTAGTGTTCACCACCGGTGAAGCGCCGGCAGCGACCACTGCGCAGAACACCCTGCACTTTGTCCGCGTCACGCCAGGCAATCTCGTCGACAAACTCAACCAGAGCGCTCAGCAGTCGCCAAGCGACTGGTTGATGTTGGCCCAGGCAGGTGATGAGTTCACCGCTAGCGGCCTGTTGCGCGCCAGCCTTGAACTGATGGGTGCCGACAGTGTGCGTGCGGTCGCCACCGATGAAATCCAGCGCAAGGAAAACGGCGCGCTGATAGACGTGTTCCGCCCCGGTTTCAATCTTGATCTGCTGCAAAGCGTGCCGTCGCTGATGGCGCGGCATTGGTTGATCCGTCGCCAGGTGCTGCTTGACGCTGGCGGTTATCAGGCCGACTTCAGCAAGGCGCTGGAATTCGATCTGTTGCTGCGCATCATCGAGCAGGGTGGCCTCGACGGCCTTGCGCATCTCGACGAGCCGCTGCTGATCACCGAGCAGGCGCCTCTGGAAGAAAACGCCCACGAGCGTCAGGCGTTGCTGCGTCACTTGGGCAATCGCGGCTACAAGGCCAAAGTCACCTCGGCGCTGCCGGGTACCTGGCAGATCGATTATCGCCATACCGAACAACCGCTGGTGTCGATCATTGTGCCGGTCATTGATGATCTGCCGGCACTGCGTCGCTGCCTCGAAGGCGTGCTGCTGCGCACCCGTTACAGCCGCTACGAAGTGCTGCTGGCAGCCAACGGCAATCAGTCGGCCGAGGTCAACGATTGGCTGGGCACACTGCGCCACGCCAAGGTCAATGTATTGCGTGCCGATCAGCCCCTGTGCGAAATCGCTTTGTACAACGCCGCCAGCGAGCAGGCTCAGGGTGAATACCTGGTGCTGCTGGCTGCTGACAGCGAGGTGGTCAACCCGAACTGGATCGATTCGCTGCTCAACCATGCCCAGCGCCCGGAAGTCGGCGTCGTCGGCGCCAAACTAGTCGATCGCGATGGCAAGGTTGCCCAGGCCGGTCTGATTCTCGGCCTGAACGGCGGTGTCGGTTCGCCTTTCACAGGTGAAAAACACAAAGCCGAGGGCTACATGCAGCGGCTGGCTGTCGAGCAGAATTACTCTGCCGTCTCCAAGGTGTGCCTGATGGTTCGCAAAGAGCTGTACAACGCTTTGGGCGGGCTGGATGAAGCGACCTTCGCCGAAGGTTATGCCGATGTCGATCTGTGCCTTAAGTCCGGGCAGGCCGGTTACCTCACCGTGTGGACGCCACTGGTGCAGGTGCTGCACACCGGCGAACTGCCACAGCCGCCGGCGGCACTGGCGGCGCTGCGTGAAAAGTGGTCCGACGCCTTCGCCCACGACCCGGCCTACAACGCCAACCTGGCCCTGACCGGCAAAGGTTTTACCCTGGGCGAAAACGCCTCGATCAATTGGGCGCAGTTGCTCGCCTGAGCAGGCCGACAGGAACTACAACATGTTCAATGGACAATCGATTTTCATCTCCGGCGGCACCGGCTCGTTCGGCCGCAATTTCATCCGTCGCTTGCTGGAGCAATACCAGCCCAAGCGCGTCGTTGTGTTCTCTCGCGATGAGTTGAAACAGTACGAAATGCAGCAGACCTTCAACGCGCCGTGCATGCGTTATTTCATCGGTGACGTGCGTGACGCCGACCGTTTGCGTCAGGCGATGCGCGGCATCGATTATGTCGTGCATGCCGCCGCGTTGAAGCAGGTCCCGGCGGCGGAGTACAACCCGACCGAATGCATCCGCACCAACGTCAACGGCGCGGAAAACATCATCGCCGCCGCCATCGATAACGGTGTGAAGAAAGTCGTCGCGCTGTCCACCGACAAAGCGGCCAGCCCGATCAATCTGTACGGTGCGACCAAGTTGCTCTCGGACAAATTGTTCGTCGCCGCCAACAACATTGCCGGCGAGCAGCAGACCCGATTCGCCGTGGTGCGCTACGGCAATGTCGCCGGTTCGCGCGGCTCGGTGGTGCCGTTTTTCAGCAAGCTGATCGCTGATGGCGCGCAAGAATTGCCGATCACCGACGAGCGCATGACCCGCTTCTGGATCACCCTGGATCATGGCGTGCAGTTCGTCCTCGACAGCTTCGCCCGCATGCACGGCGGCGAAGTGTTCGTGCCGAAGATCCCGTCGATCCGCATCGTCGATCTGGCGCGCGGCATGGCCGAGCATCTGCCGCACAAGAACGTCGGCATTCGTCCCGGTGAGAAGCTGCACGAACTGATGGTGCCGCTGGACGATGCGCGTATGACCCTTGAGTTTGAAGACCATTACACGATTCAGCCGTCGATTCGTTTTACCAGCGTCGACGTCGATTTCGCCGTGGATAAACTCGGTGAACGTGGCCGTGCCGTGGGCGAGGATTTCGAGTATCGCTCGGACACCAACCCGCATTTCCTTTCAGTGGGGCAGATCGCCGATCTGCACGCGAAGCTGTCGGTATGATTCCTTACGGTCGGCAGAGCCTTGATCAGGCGGACATCGACGCGGTGGTCGAGGTTCTGCAATCGGACTGGCTGACCCAGGGGCCGACCATCGAGCGTTTCGAGCAGGCCATGGCCGAGCGCTGTCAGGCGGATTTTGCCGTGGCGGTGTGCAATGCCACGGCGGCACTGCACATTGCCTGTCTGGCGGCGGGCCTGGGGCCGGGCGATCGCTTGTGGACTTCGCCAAACACCTTTCTCGCCTCGGCCAATTGCGGGCGTTATTGCGGCGCTGACGTTGATTTCGTCGACATCGATCCGCTGACCTGGAACCTTGATACGTTCGCGCTTGAAGCGAAGCTCGAACGGGCCGAGCGCGACGGCACGGTGCCGAAAGTCCTCGTCGCCGTAGCCTTCTCCGGGCAGAGCTGTGACCTGCGCAAGATTGCCGATCTGGCGGTGCGCTACAACTTCACCGTGATCGAAGACGCCTCCCACGCAGTGGGCGCGAGCTACGCCGGCCGTCCGGTCGGTTGTGGTGAGTTTGCGGCGATGACGGTGTTCAGTTTTCACCCGGTGAAAATCATTACCAGCGCCGAAGGCGGCATGGTCCTGACCAATCGCCCGGCGCTGGCCGAACGTCTTCGACGCCTGCGCAGCCATGGCATGACCCGCGATGCAGAGCAGATGACCGAGCCCAGTCACGGGCCGTGGTATTACCAGCAAGTCGAGCTCGGTTTCAATTATCGGATCACCGATCTGCAAGCGGCGCTGGGTCTGTCGCAGCTGCGCAAGCTCGACGAATTTGTCGCCCGGCGCCGCGAACTCGCAGCGCGTTACGATCAGTTGCTCGCCTACCTGCCGCTGACCTTGCCGAGTGCGCAGCCAGAAGCCGAATCAGCGTGGCACCTTTACGTGGTGCGTTTGCAGACCGAGCGCTGCAGCCTCAGTCATCGCCAGGTGTTCGAAGGTTTGCGCAGCGCCGGCATCGGCGTCAATCTGCACTACATTCCCGTGCACTTGCAGCCGTACTATCGTGACCTGGGGTTTGCCGAAGGCGACTTCCCCGAGGCGGAGCGCTATTACGCCGAGGCGATCAGCTTGCCGCTGTTCCCCTTGCTGACTGATGAGCAGCAGGATCATGTAGTCGAGCAACTGCGCCGACTGACCGAAGAATGACCGCTGCGGCGGTAGACGAGACTGTGTATGCGCGATCTGAGCGAGCAGGAAAGATTCTGGCAGGGTGAGTTCGGCAATCAGTACGTTGAGCGCAATGTCGGCCAGGCGCTGGTGGCGGGCAATCTAGGGTTTTTCGCCAAGGCGCTGAGCCGTGCGGGTCGCGTCGACAGTCTGCTGGAACTGGGTACCAACGCCGGCAACAATTTGCAGGCATTGCGTCAGTTATTGCCGCGTTGCGAACTGTTCGGTGTCGAGATCAACGAAAGCGCGTGCGCGCAGGCGCAGGCGCTGGACATTGCGCAAATCTGGCACGGCTCGTTGTTCGATTTTCCTGCCGAGCGCCGCTACGATCTGACACTGAGCAAAGGCGTGCTGATCCATCTGGCTCCCGAGCTGTTACCGCGCGCTTATGCGCAGATGTACGAGCTGAGCCAGCGCTACATCCTGATCGCCGAGTACTACAATCCGGCACCGATGGAAATCGCTTACCGCGGTAACAACGGCAAGCTGTTCAAGCGCGATTTTGCCGGGGAAATGCTTGATCGCTATGCCGATTTGCAACTGCTCGACTATGGCTTCGTCTATCACCGTGATCGGCAGTTTCCGGCCGATGACATCACCTGGTTCCTGTTGGAAAAACGCTCTTGAGCAACGTCGCAATCATCCCTGCCCGTGGCGGCAGCAAGCGAATTCCGCGCAAGAATCTCTTGCCGTTCGCGGGCGTGCCGATGATTGTCCGCTCGATCCGCACAGCGCTGGATTCAGGTTTGTTCGAGCAGGTCGTGGTCAGCACCGACGATGCCGAGATTGCCGACATCGCGAGGGCGCACGGTGCGCAGGTACCGTTCATGCGCCCGGCCGATCTGGCCGATGATTACACCGGCACTGCGGCGGTCATCGTGCACGCACTGCAGCATTTGCCGTCCTTCGATTTCGCTTGCTGCATTTACGCCACTGCGCCGCTGTTGCAGGCGCGTTATCTGCGTCAGGGTTTGGAGTTGCTGGAGCGGCATCCGCATCGATCATTTGCGTTCTCGGTTTGCGATTTCGCGTTTCCGGTACAGCGTGCACTCACAGTCGATGGGGACGGCGCCTTGACGGCGTTGTATCCCGAGTTTCGCAATACTCGTTCGCAGGACTTGCCCGAGGCGTTTCAGGACGCCGGGCAGTTTTATTGGGGGCGCAGCGAGGCGTGGATGCGCGGTGATGTGCTGTATTCCCCAGCCAGCCTGCCGGTGATTCTGCCGCGATATCTGGTCCAGGACATCGACACCCCCGAAGACTGGCAACGCGCCGAATACCTTTACGCCGCGCTCAAGGCCGGCGGAGAACTGCAATGAGAGTGCTGATCCGGGCCGACGCTTCGCCGACCATCGGCAGCGGCCATATCGCCCGCTGCCTGACGCTGGCGCGGGTGCTGCGCCGGCAGGGCAGTCATGTCGCGTTTGCCTGTCGGCGGTTGCCGGGGCATCGACTCGAAGCCTTGAATGCCGAAGGCTTCGAGACCTTCGCGCTGCCCGAGCGCTATCGTGATGAAGACCCGCTGCAGGCCATCGAATCGATGTTGCCGTGGCAGTTCGACATTGATGCACTGGGCCTGCTGCTGGACGGGCAGGCACCGTTCGACTGGATCATCGTCGACCATTACGGCCTCGATCATCACTGGCAAACCGCTGCCCGGCGCTGGGCGCATCGAATCGCCGCCGTGGATGATCTGGCCACGCGGCGCTACAGCGTCGATCTGCTGCTCAATCAGAACCTGTCCGGCTTAAGTGCAAACTACGCGCCGCTGCTGCCGCCGGGCTGTCGCACCTTGCTCGGCCCGCGCTACGCCATGCTCCGTGAAGAATTCAACTGCGAAGCCATCGAGATCAAACCGAAGGCGCGGCGGGTGCTGGTGAATTTCGGCGGTTTCGACGCGGCGATGCAGACTCATCACGCGATGTTGGCGCTGGCTGATTTCACTGAGTTGCAGGTTGATTTCGTCGCGGGCGCCGACAACCCGGCGTGGGCGCAGATGCAGGCCTTGGCCGAGACACGGCCGAACTGGCGCCTGCACAGTTTCGTCAGCGATTTCCATCAACGCATGACTGAAGCCGATCTGTTTATCGGCGCCGGCGGCGGCACCAGTTGGGAGCGTGCGGCGCTCGGCTTGCCGACCATCTGCATCGCTGTGGCGAACAATCAGCAGGCCAACGGTGAAGTCATGGCGGCGGCCGGCGCGCATGTGTTCATGGGTGCGCGCGAGCAGGTCAGCGTCGAGCAACTGCGCGATGCGGTAGGTTTTGTGATGGACAATCACTTTCTGCGCCAGAGCCTCGCCGAGCGCTCGCGGCAACTGGTCGACGGACGCGGGGCCGAACGCGTGGCGGCGGCGCTGGCCGGCGCGGTACTGAAACTGCGCCCGGCGACGCTGGACGATGCGCAGTTGCTGTTCGATGGGCGCAATGCCGAGCCGGTGCGGCACTGGTCGCTGGAATCCGGCGTGATCGATTGGGCGCAGCATCTGAACTGGTTGATGGCAAGTTTGCGCAATCCGCAGCGGCTGCTGTTGATCGCCGAGGCGGATGACGGCCCGGTCGGGGTGCTGCGCTACGACTTGCGCGGATTCGAAGCGGAAGTGTCGATCTATCTGCTGGAAGGGCGTTTCGGCCTCGGTTGGGGCAGGGCGGTGCTCAGCCGGGGCGAGGCGTTTGTCGCTGCGCACTGGCCGCAATTGACGCGCATCAATGCCCGGGTCATGCCCGCCAATCAGTCTTCATTGAAAGTCTTCCGCGACGCCGGGTTCATCCAGGAAATCTGCGCGTTCAGCCGTGTTTTGAAGGATCACTCGCATGCCTAGTTTCAAGATTGGCCACCACAGCATCGGTGCCGACGCGCCGCCGTTCATCATTGCCGAGATGAGTGGCAACCATAACCAGTCCCTCGACGTCGCCCTGCAAATCGTCGAGGCTGCTGCGAAGGCTGGTGCGCATGCCTTGAAGCTGCAAACCTACACCGCCGAAACCATGACCCTGGATTTGGCTGAAGGTGAATTCTTCATCAAGGATCCGGGCAGTCTGTGGGCCGGCACGTCGCTCTACGATCTCTACGAAAAAGCCCACACGCCGTGGGAATGGCACGCGCCGATTTTTGCTCGAGCCAAGGAGTTGGGGATGCTCGCGTTCTCGACGCCGTTCGACGACAGCGCGGTGGATTTTCTCGAAAGCCTCGAGGTGCCGGCGTACAAGATCGCCAGTTTTGAAAACACCGATCTGCCGTTGATCCGCCGGGTCGCCGCCACCGGTAAACCGCTCATCATCTCCACCGGCATGGCCAGCATCGCCGAACTGGATGAAACCGTGCGCGCCGCACGCGAGGCCGGCTGCAAGGATCTGGTCCTGCTCAAGTGCACCAGCACTTATCCGGCAACACCACTCAACAGCAACGTGCGCACGATCCCGCATCTGCGTGAGTTGTTTGGCTGCGAGGTCGGGCTGTCGGACCACTCGATGGGCGTTGGCGTATCGGTGGCGGCGGTGGCGCTGGGCGCGACGGTGGTGGAAAAGCACTTCACCCTCGATCGTTCGGCCGGTGGCGTCGACGCGAGCTTTTCCCTGGAACTGGCGGAACTGGCCAGTCTGGTCGTCGAAACCGAACGTGCCTGGCAAGCCATGGGGCAGGTGCATTACGGCGTGACCGAGGCGGAGCGCAAGTCGCTGGTCTATCGCCGTTCGCTGTACGTCACCGCAGACATGGCTGCCGGTGAAGCCTTTACCGGGGACAATCTGCGCGCCATTCGTCCCGGTCTCGGTCTGCCGCCCAAGCACACCGATGCCGTTCTCGGACGCCGCGCGCGCACCGCGATCAAGCGTGGTACGCCACTGGATTGGTCGCTGATCGAATAAGCCAATCTGCCATCGATTCGGCAAAATAGCGTGACCTGCGAGTCATAACGCGCATCTTCACTGTATTGTATTGACCGGGGAGATGGCGCCTGGCCCGTTTTGCGGTTCCAGTGATAGCCCTTTGCGCTTCCCGTGGCTGCCCGTCGTGGCGGCCGTTTTCTGTTTGTCGGCGCCCCTCGAATCCTTGCGAGCGGTGGTTTTGGGCTGTTTTTTATTGGGAAGCCGTAATGATTGGCATAAAAAGCATTGCGAGCTACGTTCCTGTAGCCGGCGTGGACAATTACGCACAAGGTGCAAAATTCGAGAAGGATGAAGAATTCATCCTTGGCAAGATCGGTTCGGCATTCCTGCCGCGCAAAGACGCTGAGCAGGAAACCTCCGATCTGTGCGTGGAAGCGGCCAATGCGCTGTTTGCCAGCAACCCTGAACTGAAACGTGAATCGATCGATGCCTTGATTGTCGTCACCCAGAACGGTGACGAAGAGGGCCTGCCGCACACTGCTGCCATCGTCCAGGACAAACTCGGCCTGCCGACCAATGTTGCAGCGTTCGACATTTCTTTGGGCTGCTCCGGTTACGTCTACGGCATCTACGCGATCAAGGGCTTCATGGAAGCCGCCGGCCTGAAGAACGGTCTGCTGATCACCGCTGACCCGTATTCGAAAATCGTTGACCCGGAAGACCGCAACACCACCATGCTTTTCGGCGATGCCGCCACCGCCACGTGGATGGGCGAAAACCCGACCTGGGCGCTGGGCAAGGCCAAGTTCGGCACCGACGGTTCCGGCGCTCCGCACCTGAAAGTCAGCAACGGCGTGTTCTTCATGAACGGTCGTCAGGTCTTCAATTTCGCCCTGCTGAAAGTCCCGGCGCACTTGCATGAACTGCTTGACGATTCGGGGCTGAAAGCCGATGACATCGACGCATTCTGCATTCACCAGGGCAGTGCGGCGATTGTCGACGCCGTGGCGCGACGCTTCGAAGGCGAGCCGGAGAAATTCATCAAGGACATGGTCGAGACCGGCAACACCGTGTCGTCGAGCATTCCGCTGTTGCTGGAAAAACATGTGCTCGATTCCGACTGGCAGCGTGTCGCGCTAAGCGGCTTTGGCGTCGGCCTGTCGTGGGGCTCGGCGATCATCTATCGTCCGTAGGTTCTAGGAAAAAGCACTGATACAAAAATAGCGTTCAAGGTTAACCTTGGACGCTATTTTTTTGCCCGAGAAGGAGCGCGAGGCGCCATGAGCGAGTTTTTCCAGGCCAATGCCGAGGTGCTGCAATTGCGCTGGCCGGCGCTGTTCGAGCGTCTGATGGCTGAAGACAGCGCAGCTGTGCAGGCTGAACTCGTGCAGGGGCTGGGTTCGACGTTGAGCGTTGACGGCATTCAGCTCACCAGTCGCCATAACCGGCTGCATGAGGCGCAGATTCAGGCGGCAAGCCTGCCGGAAAAACCGCAACTCCATGTTTATGGCACCGGCCTCGGCGACTTGCCCGGCGTGCTGCTCGAGCGTGCAGGGCTCGAGCGCCTCTACGTGCACATCCTCAATAGCGCGCTGTTCGCGCTGGTACTGCAACTGCTCGATCAGCGCCAGTGGCTGCAGGATCCCCGGGTCGAACTGTTTTACGCCGGTGATCACCCGGACTTCTTCACGCCATTCTTTGCCTTGCCGGCCGAGATGCTGCTGGCCGACGACTTCAATGCGAAGATCCGCGACCGCCTGATCAATGAAGTCCATCTGACGTTCAACAACCGCGATTTCGATCCGCAGTCGCCGGAGATTCAACAGCGCTTGCAGGAGTGTCTGCCAGTGTTGCTCGGCGATGCTGATGTGGCGCAGCTGTTCGGCACTTGCACCGGTCGGGACGTTTACGTGATCGCCACGGGGCCGACGCTGGAGCAGCATTTCGAACGTCTGGCAGCGATCCGTCAGTGCGCACAACGACCGCTGTTCATCTGTGTTGATACGGCCTACCGGCCATTGCGCGAGCACGGCATCGTGCCTGACGTCGTGGTGAGCATCGATCAGCGCATCGGTTTCCGGCATCTGCCCTTCGAGGCCTCCGACGGCATTACGCTGGTGTACCTGCCGATGAGCGACCCGCAGGTATTGAAGGCATGGAAGGGTAGGCGCTATGGCGGTTATTCGGCGAGCCCGATGTACGCCGAGTTGAAAGAACAGTATCCGCGCGGTGAGCTGCACGTCGGCGGCAGCGTGATTCATCCGGCGGTGGATCTCGCGGTAAAAATGGGCACGAGTCGAATCACACTGTTTGGCGCTGACTTCGCCTTCCCGATGAACAAGACCCACGCCGGTTGGGGCGATGGCGATCTGGGCCCGCCGGTGGCCCAGGCGCGGCACTGGGTGCGCGATGGTCACGGTCAGCGCGTCAGCACCCAGCTGAATTTTCGCGGTTATCTGTGCGTACTGGAGCGTTACATCGCCGCCAACCCACAGGTCGAGTTTCTCAACAGCAGCCGCGCCGGTGCGCTGATCGCCGGAACCGCTTTCAATCAGGAGTTCGTGCAATGAGTACGCTGAGTCAGAGTCTGGATCAGTGTCGTCAGTGCGCAGCTTTGTTTCGTCTGGGGCGTGACGTCGAGGCGGCGCTGACGATGGTCGATGTGTTCGAACAGGCCCAGCAAAGTCTGGCGTCTGCCTCATTGGAAATCCAGCAAGCGTGGGCACAGGTGCTCACGCAGATGCTCGATTGCCAGGAACGCCAGGACTGGTTGGGCCTGGCTGACTATATGGAATACGAGCTGGTTGAATTGCTCGAAGATGCCCGGCGCTGAAGCGCTCAATGGCGCTGGCCCGCGGCTCTGCGTTACAGGCGGTTTTATGACGTCATTTTTCCGCGCTGAATGTGCTGCTAAGTCTTTGTTTTCTCGGGGGTGGCGTGGTGATGGCAAAATTTTTTCAAAAAGCCCTCAAGCAACCTGCAAACCCGACGATAACTATTACGAAGGTTCTCTAGGCCATACCCGGCGGTTGCCAGGGCCGGAAGCCGCAGTACCCAACCAACGAGGAATTCGTCATGGCTTTAACAGTAAACACCAACACCACATCGTTGAACGTTCAGAAAAACCTGAACCGCGCTTCCGACGCTCTGTCCACTTCGATGCAGCGCCTGTCTTCCGGCCTGAAAATCAACAGCGCCAAAGACGACGCAGCTGGCCTGCAGATCTCCAACCGTATGTCTTCGCAGATCCGCGGTAACACCCAGGCCATCCAGAACGCCAACGACGGTATCTCCGTTGCCCAGACCGCTGAAGGCGCTCTGCAAGCT
This genomic interval from Pseudomonas koreensis contains the following:
- the pseC gene encoding UDP-4-amino-4,6-dideoxy-N-acetyl-beta-L-altrosamine transaminase gives rise to the protein MIPYGRQSLDQADIDAVVEVLQSDWLTQGPTIERFEQAMAERCQADFAVAVCNATAALHIACLAAGLGPGDRLWTSPNTFLASANCGRYCGADVDFVDIDPLTWNLDTFALEAKLERAERDGTVPKVLVAVAFSGQSCDLRKIADLAVRYNFTVIEDASHAVGASYAGRPVGCGEFAAMTVFSFHPVKIITSAEGGMVLTNRPALAERLRRLRSHGMTRDAEQMTEPSHGPWYYQQVELGFNYRITDLQAALGLSQLRKLDEFVARRRELAARYDQLLAYLPLTLPSAQPEAESAWHLYVVRLQTERCSLSHRQVFEGLRSAGIGVNLHYIPVHLQPYYRDLGFAEGDFPEAERYYAEAISLPLFPLLTDEQQDHVVEQLRRLTEE
- a CDS encoding pseudaminic acid biosynthesis-associated methylase — translated: MRDLSEQERFWQGEFGNQYVERNVGQALVAGNLGFFAKALSRAGRVDSLLELGTNAGNNLQALRQLLPRCELFGVEINESACAQAQALDIAQIWHGSLFDFPAERRYDLTLSKGVLIHLAPELLPRAYAQMYELSQRYILIAEYYNPAPMEIAYRGNNGKLFKRDFAGEMLDRYADLQLLDYGFVYHRDRQFPADDITWFLLEKRS
- a CDS encoding glycosyltransferase family 2 protein translates to MQGKYSSELTLPLNELLTVVLITHNRPAFLRRAVKYYSSLPCRIMVLDSTPERPEGDFSAVDYHHVPQFAYWGMQAKLAYGVEQLTTPYMVLAADDDFIVFDSLCESVGFLLANRDYGMCHGYCLMYLAKADGVNYYRRDKKVQEDYSSELAQDRVIDYMSQYIPPFYAVTRTDLMKIWHSSLPPGTNFQWQEIGHVYFLLASAKARILPIPYVVREINYGVSEHNTDVYHSLTYLDGKSVAEREAFAEFLVSLPTGIQNLDAGQAKAFVLESFAAMAESLAVRRALTAELIFESTWNQQLQRPDRRFGPLQYVEMPFYNQAFFDLLEQFEFMMHTLPAGRLQLEGLEGVWTRQAHLLQARNNDTPESVIDRLWQAHDLNAFNQVVTKRLAAQLQVLGDETAVQAMHEWIARLEALTVDDHQLTFDTMQSGRLLHWLAARAPAIEQLESISQHVAAEDGGPQFGIFLLDLDNDIDKLQVSLDSLVEGHCKAFRIVVFTTGEAPAATTAQNTLHFVRVTPGNLVDKLNQSAQQSPSDWLMLAQAGDEFTASGLLRASLELMGADSVRAVATDEIQRKENGALIDVFRPGFNLDLLQSVPSLMARHWLIRRQVLLDAGGYQADFSKALEFDLLLRIIEQGGLDGLAHLDEPLLITEQAPLEENAHERQALLRHLGNRGYKAKVTSALPGTWQIDYRHTEQPLVSIIVPVIDDLPALRRCLEGVLLRTRYSRYEVLLAANGNQSAEVNDWLGTLRHAKVNVLRADQPLCEIALYNAASEQAQGEYLVLLAADSEVVNPNWIDSLLNHAQRPEVGVVGAKLVDRDGKVAQAGLILGLNGGVGSPFTGEKHKAEGYMQRLAVEQNYSAVSKVCLMVRKELYNALGGLDEATFAEGYADVDLCLKSGQAGYLTVWTPLVQVLHTGELPQPPAALAALREKWSDAFAHDPAYNANLALTGKGFTLGENASINWAQLLA
- a CDS encoding cephalosporin hydroxylase family protein; translation: MTENSIHQAFENECQQEIARQGNDQKVVALARDFFNESARHKYSYHFSWMGRPIIQLPQDMMAMQEIIWQVKPDLVIECGIAHGGSIIYYASLLELQGHGEVLGIDLDIRPHNREAIESHPMAKRIQMIEGSSIDEATAQKVRAIAEGKKVILVLDSNHTHDHVLEELRLYAPLVSVGSYCVVMDTVVEDMPADFFPDRPWGHGDNPKTAVWKYLEENKDFEIDRQMQNKLLITVAPDGYLRRVR
- the pseF gene encoding pseudaminic acid cytidylyltransferase, which gives rise to MSNVAIIPARGGSKRIPRKNLLPFAGVPMIVRSIRTALDSGLFEQVVVSTDDAEIADIARAHGAQVPFMRPADLADDYTGTAAVIVHALQHLPSFDFACCIYATAPLLQARYLRQGLELLERHPHRSFAFSVCDFAFPVQRALTVDGDGALTALYPEFRNTRSQDLPEAFQDAGQFYWGRSEAWMRGDVLYSPASLPVILPRYLVQDIDTPEDWQRAEYLYAALKAGGELQ
- the pseB gene encoding UDP-N-acetylglucosamine 4,6-dehydratase (inverting); amino-acid sequence: MFNGQSIFISGGTGSFGRNFIRRLLEQYQPKRVVVFSRDELKQYEMQQTFNAPCMRYFIGDVRDADRLRQAMRGIDYVVHAAALKQVPAAEYNPTECIRTNVNGAENIIAAAIDNGVKKVVALSTDKAASPINLYGATKLLSDKLFVAANNIAGEQQTRFAVVRYGNVAGSRGSVVPFFSKLIADGAQELPITDERMTRFWITLDHGVQFVLDSFARMHGGEVFVPKIPSIRIVDLARGMAEHLPHKNVGIRPGEKLHELMVPLDDARMTLEFEDHYTIQPSIRFTSVDVDFAVDKLGERGRAVGEDFEYRSDTNPHFLSVGQIADLHAKLSV